From a single Lewinella sp. LCG006 genomic region:
- a CDS encoding LytR/AlgR family response regulator transcription factor, which translates to MTAISGQQPTLTKASRVLVPTMNNPKIALPITDGLRFEPIKNICYLEAAGNYTFLHFKDGERLLVCRTLQDMQDRLAAPYQFLRIHRSYLINIDYLDRYVRGKGGYVILEGGASLAVSSTRRQDFLTRLERYFR; encoded by the coding sequence ATGACTGCTATCTCCGGACAACAACCCACCTTAACCAAGGCATCACGTGTGCTGGTGCCAACCATGAATAACCCCAAAATAGCCCTCCCTATTACGGATGGGCTTCGGTTTGAACCCATCAAAAATATCTGTTACCTCGAAGCTGCCGGCAATTACACCTTCCTTCATTTTAAAGATGGAGAACGTCTTCTTGTCTGTCGGACACTTCAGGATATGCAGGATCGCCTCGCTGCTCCCTATCAGTTTTTGAGAATACACCGTTCTTACCTTATCAATATTGATTACCTGGATCGCTATGTACGGGGCAAAGGCGGCTACGTCATTCTGGAGGGTGGCGCCAGCCTGGCCGTTTCTTCCACTCGGCGCCAGGATTTTCTCACCCGGCTAGAGCGGTATTTTAGGTAG